One Gossypium arboreum isolate Shixiya-1 chromosome 13, ASM2569848v2, whole genome shotgun sequence genomic window, GCTAACTAAGCTTTTGGTTTAAtgcttttttaaaaaagaaactaACTAAGCATTTAACATTTTAGATAATGGTGTTTCTAATATTTGGAGAAATGCATGGTTCGAATATTAAGATAGAACAAAGAAATCTTTGTTCCGAAATCTTGTTAAAAAGACTTCATTGATTTGCATGTATGTGGACATTCATAATTTTGGTCTCCGCATTCTGTGTTTACTGTAGATCAAATGTAAAATCTTTGTTGTGAAGGATGAATACGTTCTAGAGACATGATATACATCCATTGCTGGCTTGCTTCTCTCCAGGTGTTCTCATTATCAGTTACTGAAATTGGAACTCTGATTAGCCTTGGCATGAGGGAATCGTGTGAATTTTTCCATGATCCTTTTAAAGGAAAAAGGTACTATCCTTCCCTTTCTTCCACTCACCCTCAAACACCCCTTTGTGTATTGAATACTAGAGTTGCTAATTGAACTCTCCCTCTTGCATTATGTTTGTGCTGGCAATTGCTTAAATATTTTATCCCTGCAATGAGGCCTTGGCTTAATGGCAAGATTGAGGCTTTAGAAACTTTGAGATTATAGGTTCGAGTCCCAACTTGTGTAAATGGGTGGGTTCTCTTCCTGATTTATTTTGGTTAATTGGTTACCTAGTTAGTCAGTTCAGTGCTTATAATGTTTGATTATGATTGGATCTGTTGATATAGTTGtaatttcatgtatatatatatataggggtgagcaaaattcgattcaaaaaaattggaaaaaattcaaatttcgagttaatcgaatcgagttattcgggtcaacttgaataagaaatttcggatttcgagttcgagtcgagttgaatttttacaatttgaataactcgaataattcaaataacagaTTAGTATAAATACTTTTTGTGTccctatcaattttgaaaatgagcaaattagtccttttaacaaaattacaaaaaatcaaaataattttcaaaattgaaaataattttaaaattcaaaatatttataaaattctaaaatttgtatttttaaaaaaattataatttttaaaaaatctaaaaatatataaaaagttgaaaattttatagaATAATAATTTTAGAATCTAAATAAGtgattaatgattcaagtttatcatactaaaatatcttattattattattattatgcttttaaaaagttttcaaatatatatggtttcaaatttatgtgttctAATATGGAAATAGTTATATTGTAACAAGATTTTAAATTtacattattaatttttctattttaactcgaacaatttcacttgatttgaccaaatgctcacactttattcaagttattcgaaaatccaaataagaaaagacaaaactacATTGTTTTGATAGATGTTTACCTTATCTAAAGTTAAAAAGTCAAAATTATcaagttaaaaggtaaaattacgttgttttgataaatgtttacctagTAGTCTTACTTTCCTTCCCGAATCGCCCGactttccctttttcctttactcaaaattaatttaaaagcTTGTACTttgtctactagttaaataactGGTCCATGTAAATACaacattaaatataaataataagattcattaaCTCAACTTGACTCGACTCGAAATTTTTTGGCTCAATTCGACtcgattaaaaaaaaattataattgagTTTgtttgctaaaataggattcgtcaactcgattaagtcgaaattttttgacttgattcgactcgactcgatcAAATACTCACCCGTATATATAAACACATATCTCCCCTCCCATTTCAGTTTTGTGGTTTCTCATATGTTCATATGCGATACGAAAGTAGATGTTTATTGAGGGTCTAAGGCaagaaatataaatatttatgataagaagatatttCTTCAATAGAGGAGGAATCGTTCCATGTGCAGGATGTTATGTTGGTTTTATGAAGCAACGCCTTGAGTAAAATCAGATTTTCTTTCTGAATGGACTAGAAGCCTAGAAATGCTTATAACTTGTTATTTCTGTTAATCATGAAAATGCTTAACATTTGGATGGAGGAAGCAAGAACCACACATTTATTCGTAACTGCTAGTGACATGCTTATAAAGCTTTTTACTTCATGTACTTCTCGACAGTACaattagtttaaatttttataatgaagTATATTTTGCAGTTGACtgtcatatgtaaatgttgaaaaaaaaaaaaaaaaaaaaaagaagaaggcaaAGTTGTGACTATTGTTTTTAATTGAGATGAATTCTAATGACATTGTAGTATTTTCCAGTGATGAAGGAAAGGTTAGGAAGGTGTTGAAGGTAGAGCCACTCCCGGATGGGTCTGGTCACTTTTTTAATCTTGGTAATGCTCAACTCTGTTGAATCCTTTCCAGGAACTAAGAATATTATTTGCTTTGGTGATGCCATAACATCTAATTTTAATGCAGCACCATTAATAATTTTCCTAGTTCCATGTCTAATGATAATTTTTCAAGTTCATTTACACATCACTTGTAAATCATTTTCGATTTGATGCATTTATCACTGTAGCCCTCGTAAAATGtgcatatttaatttttattttttttttttggtatagaGATGATTCATTGTCCTATAATGCTAATTATGTGTTAGAGGATGCCGTTGTCGGTGGATCAAACTCACGTTGATGTGATATCTTCTAACCAAAACTCCTTTAATCAAAGTTCGAATGGGAATGATGGGCACATATTTATGCACCTCCGACCCCCATTTTTTCTCTCATATCTTGTCAAGCTATGTGTGATCATAATCGACGTGTGACAGATTGAGACCTAACATTTCTAATGACTTTTTGTTGAAGGTGTTCAAAACAAACTTCTAAACGTGGACGAAAATGTTTATATCCCCATTACACGGGGAGAGTTCACTGTCCTCAAATCTGCATTCAGCGTATGATAATCCTCTCCTTTTGTTCTGATTTTCATTTTGGACTTCCTGTCTATGGACTATGGTTTTAGGATGTATCCAAAAATTGCTGTCGTAACAAGTACTAAGACGTATAGTTGAGGGGTGGGGGATTGAATTGTCTTTTCTTTTATCTTCTGCAAATTGTACAACAAATACTATTTGCACAACAGCATACATAGGGTGACGATTGAAAATGTTAATTTCTTATATGCTTTGAGAATATTTTTTGTGTATGGTCTATAGATGTTAGCATAACATTAACCATATCCTAATTCACTTGTTATTTTTGGTTTGCCCATCTCTGCAGTTCATTTTGCCATATCTTTTAGGTTGGCACGCCTTTGCCAATTCAACCAAACCGGATGATACAAGTCGTGCGAATAATGCCAATCCGAGATATGGAGGAGACTACGAATGGAGTAGGTAGTTCAAAATTTTGTCATAGTATGAGGAGGTTTCTAATTTTCGTTATGCTTTCCAAAATATTCTGAATTTTAGCTTAGATTAGATAAAATTATCTCTGCCTCGTGTTTTGAAGCGATGTAGATTGCCCTCTTGGCTATCGCATCATATGGTATTGCTGCAAACTACATGTTTTACAACCATGAATACACGATAACGGGTAACGTGATCAACTACCTATAGGTATCAAAATACAAAAGGGTATCTGCAAACTGAAATGTGTAAATATATTTGCCTCCGAAGATTTATGTTCTCGTTGAAGGCCTCCACCACTTTTTGTCCACGGCATAACGCCAAGTTTTCACTCTCGTAATTTATGAGGTGGATTCTGTTATTTATAGGCATAGGTAACTTCTATCAACTGCCACACTGCAAAATGATAGCAATGAATTTAACACAATGCTATCAACACCTAGCTGAAACGCTCCTGCAAAATATCATAATCTCCATCATTGCTTGACAGCCGCAAAATATTACTTTACTTTTCGTACTTAATACCCCAAAAACGAACATAAATTCAGTACATGGTAGAAAAGAAATGTGAGAAAAAAAGACGAGACATCGTCATTTTCTATCTTGATAGATAAAACAACTTAAAATGATAAGAgagaatgagatactaagtttgttcaaaattatgcatttttcaataattttattttcttttcatttatcaACTCTACTGAACGATGAAACAAATTattatttctttcaatttttctATCTTTTCTACCAAAGATAATATCAAAGAAGCCTTGAAGTGCCACAATGACATAACCCAATATGATAAAAACATTGTCCTCCAAAAAATTTTTCTACTGGGCACACTAAAGTTTAACATAGAGCATTAGGGTTTTAAAAAGAATCAAACCTTTGCAGGCTTCTTGGCTCTTCATCCAAATTATCAAAGCCATCTTTCACAAAACCATCTCTTCCTGAATCATTCATATTTCCAGATGAAATATCTGCAACATCTTTCAGACCCTGAAATAAACATGTCAACATTACGATTTAGACATTAAATCAACAAATGAAAATTTACAGCTCATTCAATTAACTTGTGTATCATCCATAAAACTTTGGGCTACCACATTCAACTAATATCGATACCTGTGTCAAAGCACACTTCATTTGAGCACAACAAATTTATGTATAATGGCAAATGTGCACGAGTATTTTCCTACAGAGAGCGATTTTTGAACTTTTTCTACACATTCAGAAAGATACCTTCAGAGCTGGAGTTCCTGATGCAAGTAAAGCACGAGATTTCCCAGAAAGTTTAAGTTGCTCCTACAAGCAAATGGAAAATCAGACAATTAGATTATAGTCGTAAAATGATTTACAGATGGAATTATTGAAGTCATACTCGAGTGCAGAAACACGTATCATATTATCTTTCAGAAACTAGTAGGGATTACCACAGgttaaaaagaagaaaagatccAAAATACATAGACTAATGGAAATTATAATGACAAATTCCAACCCActcattatttttcatttttccctGTTAAATATGGTCAAGTACGACAGAACGAATAATatcatattttctttctttccacTGATACAAACCTGCAGAGCTTCAGGCATGTTTGCTTTCTTTCCACCAACCATATTACAAAGGTACCACACACCAGCATTAGCAAGATCCTGCCACAAAAAAGATCCAATATTAAACAATAGTATTAAGAATTACAACTACACTTGGTGTATTTTCCTACCGGAATTACACATTTAACTTCAGTGTTGCAAAGTACAAAAAAAGGTAAAAACTAACTACCTGCTTATATTCCAATGAACCAATTTTGCCATCCTGCAAGggtgaaaatttgaaaaaaaaaaaaaaaattagtacagAAGCAAaacaattcaactaaaagtatatGAACAAATAGACTTTCAAGTCTTGTTGAGAATTTTTGATTTGATTGCATTGAATAGCATATCTTAAGATATGACAGCTGATTTTTAGATATACTAATTAGAGATTTTCCTTCCTTAATTGATTCAATGGTTCATGTATATATAGTTGTACATATTTCTAAGAAATACAGACTTTTGAGAGAGTTTTTCCTCAATACATGAGAGTATTTATATCTAATTTCATCAAGTCTTATCAATATGCAATTCCTGTATGAGATTTTAATTTGAACTTCCAAAGAAGAGGAGAATAGAGACATGAAAAGAAAGAACCAGAGATTCTCCTCTTCTGTCTTACTAGAGGAACCAGTTGACTTCATTAACAAGTTTAACATCTACAGAAGTGGGGGAGAAACTGAAAGAGGGAAAGAAGAGAACCACCACTACACCACCAATTAACAACCACTTCTCAACAAGTGCAACAATTATTAGAGGGAAAAAAGGAAAGAATTCTCACCAAACCAGATATCATTCTCTGCAGTGCATCCAAATCATATTCAATGTTAGACAGATTCATATGAGCCTCTTCTACCTGCTCCACAAATATGAGCACCATTAGTGatggtaaaacaataattcacTTGATATATTGGTGCATTACAACCCCAAAACCAAGTTCATTAGTGCAAAGCTTAGAATCAAAGCGCAACAAAAAGCATCATAACCTTGATATTCTAACATCAAAGTTCAaatgtttcaaaaaattttggaCCTACATATTATCTTTGACATCATAGCCAGATTATCTCCGCAGTTAGAAGCATTTGAAACAATAATGTGTAAGTTGTAACCAGTTGCACTCTTTTAACTCCATACTTAaagctaaaaacataaaaatgcaAGAAGAGGAAATGAAGATAGATGATGGGGAAGTGGGCCTTATTCTGACTTCAAAGATGGATAAACATGCGCACTTACACTTGTTTGAATGCTCTTCGAGATTTCCTTCTGTGTTTCCATTTTATCATCCAGGTTCTGAATGCGTTGAGTCAAATGCTTCTTCGCAGCCTGCCAATGTAGGATTTATGAACTAATCAGAGGCTCTATGAACATCTCATAGCATGCCATTTTAATATAAAAGCTGATTTCAAAACTGATTAGGAAAACACATGTCGGAAGATGTATATTCATTAAGAAAACTTGAACACTAAAACAAGTGTAAACAAGCACAAAAACCCTCACTATATTAATCTGCAGTAAGATTTCCAACAAAATATTTCATCAAATAATAACTTCAGTGAAGTTGAACAAAAAAGGAAGAATACACACTGGAGGAGTAAGTACAAAAGGAATCTTTTGCTTTTGGAAAGACTATAACCAAAGTTCTTTGGTTTCTACTCGATCTCACTGTATATGGAATTAATTAAAAGGCAATTTTCCATTAACATGAATCACCATTACTTTGACTGGCCAAATCCTCttttagtaaaataaataaattccatGGCAAATAATACATTTTTACAGAAAAATGCTTCAGTGAAGCATTTAACCCTAAAACATGATAGAAAATGCAACGTAGAGAGCATAAACTTACAGAGAGAGCATCTGAGACAGAATCCAGATGTTTTGTTAAGTTCTCCACAGCCATCGCCATATTGCGTTTTGTGACCCAGAAAAGATCAGAGAACGAAATACCCTAGTAattagaaaaggaaagaaaaaaaaatatgttaGTCAAATTACAAAGCAGACAGAATGAATGAAGAGTAATAGAGCTAATTGTAGAAGTTAATATCAATATATAAAAGTATCGATTTTGTTGAATAATGCAGATGCAAATAATCAAAAGTGACAGGGCAAGCATTGGGggattttattttgtataagacAAGATAACTAATTCTACGTAGCCACAGAATAGAAACCATATTAATAAATAAAGAAACATTGACAAACAGGGCAGTCATCAGCGGATATATCTTGGATAAAAATGATAGTTAATTCTACTATGTAAAAAAGAAACCATATCAGTAATCAATTAAATCATGGCATACCTTCCACCACATGTAACCATAACCCAATGCCCCCAATGTTGCGGCTGGTACTACAAGAGAGGTTAACTTACCTGCCAAATCAAGAAAAAAGCAAACAACCAAAGCAAATCCACTTAGAAAATGCTTCATCTAATCCCGTTAATGCAATTATAAACTGGTTTCACATATATGCGCCTAAAAGAACTACTATTTAAGCAAATATAATCAAGAAAATACCGCCAGAATCCCCATTCAGAACAGTTATCTGCCGTGCTGATGCCAGTTGCCTGATCTCCGTTGACAAACGACGCACctacaaattaataaaaaaagatCAATATTACAACCAAAAGATTTAAACTTTGAGCTCTATTTCCTCATTTACCTGAGCTAGAAGTGCATCTGAATCATCAGCTTGCTCCCCCGATTTTTCGAGTCCCTTCACCAGCGACTGCCAAATCAGGAAAAAAGGAGTTCAAAGCTAAAATTAGTAGACGAAAAAGAATGAAAAGTTGAAACCTAGTCAATCAACACAAAATCCAAAGGAAAAATATTTGAATCATAGGGCAGGGAGAAACTAGCAAATCAAAACAAACAAAACAATCAAAACTAACCTGCAATTCGCCTAATATGTCCGATAATTTACCGTTTTTCAGGAGGACAGTACCCGTATAACCTGAAAGCGAAATTAGCAAGTTGAAGTCAAAATTAAAAcagtaagaaaaataaaaaagaagaattgAAGTAAGAAATTCAGTTGGAAAGGTACCGGCGCCGGCTAAGATCAAGATCTTCGACAAACCTACTCCGGTTTGCATAGCCATGACAGTGTTTTCGATAGCTTGCCAAAGAGAATTTGGCTGTGGTTATGGCTGAAACTGAGAAAAGCTTTGGGGTATTGAGTTTAAAGTTCACGATTGCTTAGCTGACAGCGGATATAAAACATACATTCATACATACATAAAGTTTCGTCTTGTTCCGAATATTTGAAATGCCGTCGTTTCCAGTCGCTACTGCCTTTATATGAGGATTGAGGAGGAAGTAAAACTGCGTCGTCTAGATTAAATAATACAGTGTTGGGACTTGTTTTGGGCTGAGCTTTTAGTCTAAATCAAATCCACGAGACTCCtttaataaatattcatattAAGAGTTCTTTCAATCCGTTGTCCAAAGTTTAAATCCAagatataaaaatttaaacattacGGGTTAACTTTTTTGTAGATTTTTTTATTAGTGTTAGTAATATATTTCAAGTATTTCGAATTAGAtaatgaattaaaaagaaataaatgaaaaatcaaTTCACTTGACACAAAATAATTGTTTATTCGAAATATCTTTAGACCCAAAAATGGGCAAAATATGTTCAATAGAAGTTTCAGAGTTACTTTCttcttatatgtatatgtatgtgtatatatatacttgAAGGAAGACCAAGTCATCAGACCGTCCACAAAAATTGAAGCCTAAATACATTCCTTATGAACATCAATTTTGTGGATATTATAAGTTGCATACTATTTATTAGAGTGGTTCAAGGAGTAAAATGGGTCCGGCCAAGTTCATatagtaaaaaagaaaaaattatttatgCCTGACTTGATTTGATCCGTTTGATTCGAAAATTCTGTTTTATTGAAATATTCAAACATACTTTTATATTAGGTTTAATTATAAGTTTATACTTTATAAGAAATGAGAATTTTATATTACTATTGATTTTACTAAGTTAATCTCGTTGttagtttttgaaaaaaattagtaatttgtAAACTTGAactatttacttttattaatttattttctataattgaatgaattgataaaattatatttttattattataaaattataatttaatttcgcctAATAATAATTTTTTCTTACTTCCCTCCAACATGTACCTCCATGAAACCATAAAGTTAAGGGATGCAACAGTGGATGTGCTGTAGCATCCACTTCCACAAAAGTATTAGTGTCTAATCAATTAGGTCTCTCTTAGGAGCAAATACAAGGGACCAAGTAGGGGCCTTGCCCCTACCCCAAA contains:
- the LOC108464008 gene encoding uncharacterized protein LOC108464008 encodes the protein MAMQTGVGLSKILILAGAGYTGTVLLKNGKLSDILGELQSLVKGLEKSGEQADDSDALLAQVRRLSTEIRQLASARQITVLNGDSGGKLTSLVVPAATLGALGYGYMWWKGISFSDLFWVTKRNMAMAVENLTKHLDSVSDALSAAKKHLTQRIQNLDDKMETQKEISKSIQTSVEEAHMNLSNIEYDLDALQRMISGLDGKIGSLEYKQDLANAGVWYLCNMVGGKKANMPEALQEQLKLSGKSRALLASGTPALKGLKDVADISSGNMNDSGRDGFVKDGFDNLDEEPRSLQRSVSARC